One genomic region from Spirosoma sp. KCTC 42546 encodes:
- the gnd gene encoding decarboxylating NADP(+)-dependent phosphogluconate dehydrogenase — translation MTKSADIGLIGLAVMGENLVLNMESKGFTVAVFNRTVEKVDKFISGRGAGKNFIGAHSIAELVASLKRPRKVMLLVKAGQPVDDFIEQIIPHLEPGDIIIDGGNSYFPDTIRRTRYVESKGFLYIGTGVSGGEIGALHGPSMMPGGSADAWPAVKGIFQSIAAKVDDGTPCCDWVGKDGAGHFVKMVHNGIEYGDMQIIGEAYQIMRDLLGMSADEMHEVFKKWNTEELDSYLIEITADIMAYKDEDGTPMVDKILDTAGQKGTGKWTGTAALDLGIPLTLIGESVFARFLSAQKEMRVEASKVINGPKPEFSGDKAQLLDDLKMALYGAKIISYAQGYNLFMAAAKEYDWQLNYGDIALMWRGGCIIRSAFLGDIKKAFDTNPALPHLLLDDFFKQKVETAQDGWRRVCAAALLNGIPAPALTSALCYLDGFRSEWLPANLLQAQRDYFGAHTYERIDKPRGQFFHTNWTGEGGDTVSTAYNS, via the coding sequence ATGACAAAATCTGCAGATATCGGCTTAATCGGTCTGGCCGTAATGGGTGAAAATCTTGTGCTTAACATGGAAAGCAAAGGGTTTACCGTAGCTGTTTTCAATCGAACAGTTGAAAAAGTGGACAAATTTATCAGCGGAAGAGGGGCCGGGAAAAACTTCATTGGTGCCCATTCTATTGCCGAATTGGTTGCTTCTCTAAAACGCCCTCGTAAGGTGATGTTACTGGTAAAAGCCGGACAGCCCGTGGATGATTTTATTGAACAGATCATCCCGCATCTGGAACCGGGCGACATTATCATTGATGGCGGGAATTCTTATTTTCCAGACACCATTCGCAGGACCAGGTACGTAGAAAGTAAAGGGTTTCTTTATATTGGAACCGGTGTTTCTGGTGGAGAAATTGGCGCATTACACGGCCCTTCTATGATGCCAGGTGGTAGTGCGGATGCGTGGCCAGCGGTGAAAGGTATTTTTCAATCAATTGCAGCCAAAGTAGACGATGGTACGCCTTGCTGCGATTGGGTAGGAAAAGATGGTGCCGGTCACTTTGTGAAAATGGTGCACAATGGGATCGAGTATGGCGACATGCAGATTATTGGCGAAGCTTATCAGATCATGAGAGATCTGCTGGGGATGAGTGCTGATGAGATGCATGAGGTATTCAAAAAGTGGAATACCGAAGAGCTGGATTCGTATCTGATTGAAATTACAGCCGACATCATGGCCTACAAAGATGAAGACGGTACACCGATGGTGGATAAAATCCTGGATACCGCTGGGCAAAAAGGAACAGGTAAATGGACGGGAACGGCCGCCCTTGATCTGGGTATTCCACTAACTCTGATTGGTGAGTCGGTATTTGCTCGGTTTCTATCAGCGCAAAAGGAAATGCGGGTGGAGGCCTCGAAAGTGATCAACGGACCCAAGCCCGAATTTAGTGGTGACAAGGCGCAATTGCTGGACGATTTAAAAATGGCTCTTTATGGTGCCAAAATCATTTCGTACGCGCAAGGGTACAATCTGTTTATGGCAGCTGCCAAGGAGTATGACTGGCAACTGAATTATGGTGATATAGCCCTAATGTGGCGGGGTGGTTGTATTATCCGCTCTGCCTTCCTCGGTGATATCAAAAAAGCATTTGATACCAATCCTGCCCTCCCACACCTATTGCTTGACGATTTCTTCAAACAAAAAGTAGAAACAGCCCAGGACGGATGGAGACGGGTGTGTGCTGCTGCCCTACTCAACGGTATTCCTGCTCCTGCACTCACCTCGGCACTTTGCTATTTGGATGGTTTCCGTAGTGAATGGTTACCGGCTAATCTGTTGCAGGCACAACGAGACTATTTCGGTGCGCATACATACGAACGGATCGACAAGCCACGTGGACAGTTTTTTCATACGAACTGGACAGGAGAAGGGGGAGATACGGTATCGACGGCGTATAATAGCTAA
- a CDS encoding ATP-binding protein, with product MNRNRRISFMVALGLLITVLIGINARQTIYRLIGMNNWVVHTYLVLNKTQRILALLTNMDNDLRGYLQSNNPYFKSDFEHSSHEMTKQLKSIQVLTIDNSIQTKRLQLLDTLFQSKLASSRSLFKAGGIQQGKPRLDSIAHFLSISSQFYQVLKATESYENVLLETRVAQSERSASYATISNLVGAITALIMILWAIYMLFQSLQKSTRLNQQLTESEQQTKKLLDAVPVSVVIINQHGQFYYANQAASQLIDNITEFTTYSDALNRGQLFRYPEGEPYPIEQRPTFRALKGEPAQADDLEFRVNGKAIQLLSTASPVYDAQGQLQYVITSSIDISERVQSQKRLQEARKIAEKAAKVKEDFLANMSHEIRTPLNAMLGFSELLDTTVLDQDQKEFVRLIRTAGKNLLTIVNDILDISKLEAGMIKLESIPFSIQMLTASLRSMCQASVSDKGLQLIVKVDPDLPTIFLGDPTRLTQIILNLLNNAIKFTKHGHITLRVEQGEKATSESVRVRFIVQDTGIGIAPDMLPTIFERFQQADDFTTRYYGGTGLGLNIVKALTELQGGSVTVTSTPGKGSQFIVEIPYLIAKEQISVHQAPVSTTTPIEGNVRVLVVEDNLMNQKLVLQVLKRLGYQAQVAADGQKALDLLNGNSFDVILMDLQMPVMDGYETTRQIRSKLKSTIPIIAMTAHALPSEQEECLKVGMNDFLPKPFQMEELQLLLRKYLSVKISDDSTSTVDGPLIPPTTSFSVEPLLKAVGNDQGLTIELLDIYLEETPPAIDQLKLALDRQDIDEIKRIIHTQQVHTKMLGMSEATRLILETEALIGAKKDFAAISPLVGQYIKEVETALPLIEQYVQTTVNHRD from the coding sequence ATGAACCGAAACCGACGCATCTCCTTCATGGTAGCTCTGGGTTTACTGATTACCGTACTCATTGGTATCAACGCACGGCAGACGATCTATCGATTAATCGGAATGAATAATTGGGTAGTGCATACCTATCTGGTGCTCAATAAAACCCAACGTATACTCGCCTTGCTAACCAATATGGATAATGATTTGCGCGGGTATTTGCAGAGTAACAACCCCTATTTCAAATCAGACTTTGAGCATAGTAGTCATGAAATGACCAAACAGCTCAAAAGCATACAAGTCCTGACAATCGATAACTCGATCCAGACTAAGCGTTTACAACTACTGGATACCCTTTTTCAGTCTAAACTGGCTAGCAGCCGCTCCTTATTTAAAGCCGGTGGCATTCAACAGGGGAAGCCTCGCCTGGATTCCATTGCACATTTTTTGAGCATTAGTAGCCAGTTTTATCAAGTATTAAAAGCAACGGAGAGCTACGAAAATGTATTACTCGAAACCCGAGTAGCCCAAAGCGAACGATCTGCTTCCTATGCCACAATCAGCAATCTGGTTGGAGCCATTACGGCTTTAATTATGATCCTGTGGGCTATTTATATGCTTTTTCAATCCTTACAAAAAAGCACCCGTCTTAACCAACAGCTTACTGAAAGCGAACAACAAACCAAGAAATTACTGGATGCAGTACCTGTCTCGGTTGTCATCATTAATCAACATGGTCAGTTCTATTATGCCAACCAGGCAGCTTCTCAATTAATCGATAACATTACAGAGTTTACTACTTATTCAGACGCACTTAACAGGGGTCAGCTCTTCCGCTATCCAGAGGGTGAGCCTTATCCGATTGAGCAGCGACCTACTTTCCGGGCTCTAAAAGGTGAACCAGCCCAGGCCGATGATCTTGAATTTCGGGTAAATGGGAAAGCGATTCAACTCCTGAGTACGGCTTCGCCCGTTTATGATGCACAGGGACAATTACAGTATGTAATTACATCGAGTATCGACATTAGTGAGCGCGTCCAGTCTCAAAAGCGATTACAGGAAGCCAGGAAAATAGCCGAGAAAGCGGCAAAGGTAAAAGAGGATTTTTTAGCCAACATGAGTCATGAAATTCGGACGCCTTTAAATGCAATGCTTGGGTTTTCTGAATTACTGGATACCACAGTTTTGGATCAGGACCAGAAAGAGTTTGTTCGGTTGATCCGAACGGCGGGTAAGAATCTGCTGACCATTGTCAATGATATTCTGGATATATCCAAGCTTGAGGCAGGAATGATTAAACTGGAATCCATTCCATTCAGTATCCAGATGCTCACCGCTTCGCTCAGGTCGATGTGTCAAGCTTCCGTTTCTGATAAAGGCTTACAGTTGATCGTTAAGGTCGACCCAGACCTACCAACTATTTTCTTAGGCGATCCCACCCGGCTTACTCAAATTATACTCAACCTGCTCAACAATGCCATCAAATTTACCAAGCATGGGCATATAACGTTGCGTGTTGAACAAGGAGAAAAGGCAACCAGCGAATCTGTACGTGTCCGTTTCATTGTGCAGGATACAGGCATTGGTATTGCCCCGGATATGTTACCAACTATTTTTGAGCGTTTTCAGCAAGCGGATGACTTTACAACCCGGTATTACGGGGGTACGGGATTAGGCCTTAACATCGTCAAAGCCCTGACCGAACTACAGGGAGGTTCCGTTACGGTTACAAGTACCCCAGGCAAAGGATCCCAGTTTATTGTGGAGATACCTTACCTGATTGCCAAAGAACAGATCAGCGTTCATCAGGCTCCTGTTTCCACAACAACGCCCATCGAAGGAAATGTGCGTGTTTTAGTCGTCGAGGATAATTTAATGAATCAAAAACTAGTTCTGCAAGTCCTAAAGCGCTTAGGCTATCAGGCTCAAGTTGCCGCGGATGGGCAAAAGGCGCTGGATCTGCTAAACGGAAATTCATTTGATGTGATCTTAATGGACCTCCAAATGCCCGTTATGGATGGATACGAAACAACTCGCCAGATCCGGTCAAAACTGAAAAGTACAATCCCAATTATTGCCATGACTGCCCATGCCCTACCTAGTGAGCAGGAAGAATGCCTTAAAGTGGGTATGAATGATTTTCTTCCCAAGCCATTCCAGATGGAAGAACTCCAGCTGTTATTGCGAAAATATCTATCCGTCAAGATTTCAGATGACTCAACTTCAACGGTAGACGGACCGCTTATTCCACCTACCACTAGTTTCTCCGTTGAGCCACTCCTAAAGGCCGTAGGCAATGATCAGGGATTAACCATCGAATTACTGGACATCTACCTGGAGGAGACTCCACCGGCTATTGACCAACTCAAGCTAGCGCTAGATCGGCAGGATATAGACGAAATAAAACGAATCATTCATACCCAACAAGTGCACACAAAAATGCTCGGAATGAGCGAAGCTACCCGCTTAATTCTGGAAACGGAAGCGTTGATTGGGGCAAAGAAAGATTTTGCGGCTATATCTCCGCTTGTTGGGCAGTATATTAAGGAGGTGGAAACAGCCCTACCTCTTATTGAACAATATGTGCAGACTACCGTAAATCACAGGGATTAA